The following coding sequences lie in one Candidatus Rokuibacteriota bacterium genomic window:
- a CDS encoding cupredoxin domain-containing protein, whose translation MSWDRVVVDVAGLALIAVIVWFFWLVKATGVHAAATSGGYQEQMVLVKGGYTPDVIVVQAGKPVRLNFVRQESASCSEMVLLPAFGKSAKLPEGATVPVEFLPKERGEFEFACQMGMLRGKIVVE comes from the coding sequence GTCGTCGTCGATGTGGCCGGGCTGGCGCTGATCGCCGTCATCGTCTGGTTCTTCTGGCTCGTGAAGGCCACGGGCGTCCATGCCGCGGCAACGAGCGGCGGCTACCAGGAGCAGATGGTGCTCGTGAAGGGGGGCTATACGCCCGACGTGATCGTGGTTCAGGCCGGCAAGCCGGTGCGCCTTAACTTCGTCCGCCAGGAGTCCGCCTCGTGCTCGGAGATGGTGCTGCTGCCGGCGTTCGGGAAGTCCGCGAAGCTCCCAGAGGGTGCGACGGTGCCCGTCGAGTTTCTGCCCAAGGAGAGAGGGGAGTTCGAGTTCGCCTGCCAGATGGGCATGCTGCGCGGCAAGATCGTGGTGGAGTAG